The following proteins are encoded in a genomic region of Triticum dicoccoides isolate Atlit2015 ecotype Zavitan chromosome 1B, WEW_v2.0, whole genome shotgun sequence:
- the LOC119338920 gene encoding putative glucuronosyltransferase PGSIP8, whose amino-acid sequence MGRLPAASRRLAAVAVAILLLVIASAAGAAEERGQRGVAVRQGDGRGSHHRHAYAAMMYMGTPRDYEFYVAVRVMMRSLSRVGADADRVLIASSDVPLDWVRAMREEDGMRVVVVENLKNPYEGNLGGMNRRFKLTLNKLYAWSLVDYERVVMIDSDNIFLQNTDELFQCGQFCAVFINPCYFHTGLFVLQPSMDVFNGMLHDLEIGRDNSDGADQGFLVGCFPDLLDKPLFHPPENGTKLNGTYRLPLGYQMDASYYYLKLHWHVPCGPNSVITFPSAPWFKPWYWWSWPILPLGLSWHKQRWDDLGYAAEIPVVLMELLMYIAIIAITRLARPQMTKLCYNRRPEKQGALVQWLIKLAGIVAMVAAYTIPFFVIPCTVHPIMGWSMYLFGVLAFSSVVINAFLLPPLAVLTAWLGIVGMLFVMAFPWYHDGIARILVVVAYAFCSAPFLWASVVRVMDSLQTMLERDPHFPRLGDPAPETEFSKLY is encoded by the exons ATGGGGCGGCTGCCTGCTGCGTCGCGGCGTctcgcggcggtggcggtggcgatttTGTTGCTGGTCATCGcgtcggcggcgggggcggcggaggaGCGCGGGCAGAGGGGTGTGGCCGTGCGGCAGGGCGATGGGCGGGGAAGCCACCACCGGCACGCGTACGCGGCGATGATGTACATGGGGACGCCGCGGGACTACGAGTTCTACGTGGCGGTGCGCGTGATGATGCGCTCCCTCTCCAGGGTCGGCGCCGACGCCGACCGCGTCCTCATCGCCTCCTCCGACGTGCCCCTCGACTGGGTCCGCGCAAT GAGGGAGGAGGATGGCATGAGGGTGGTGGTTGTCGAGAACCTGAAGAATCCTTACGAGGGCAACCTTGGAGGAATGAACAGGAGGTTTAAGCTGACACTGAACAAGCTCTACGCATGGAGCTTGGTTGACTACGAGCGTGTCGTCATGATCGACTCCGACAACATCTTCCTCCAGAACACCGATGAGCTCTTCCAGTGCGGCCAGTTCTGTGCTGTTTTCATCAATCCATGCTACTTCCACACCGGCCTTTTCGTGCTCCAG CCTTCTATGGATGTGTTTAATGGCATGCTTCATGACCTGGAGATTGGCCGTGACAACTCTGACGGTGCAGACCAAGGCTTCCTAGTCGGCTGCTTCCCAGACTTGTTGGACAAACCATTGTTCCACCCTCCTGAAAATGGCACCAAACTCAATGGAACATATCGCCTTCCTCTCGGCTATCAGATGGACGCATCATACTACT ATCTTAAACTCCATTGGCATGTTCCATGTGGGCCTAACAGCGTGATCACATTCCCCAGTGCCCCTTGGTTTAAACCCTGGTACTGGTGGTCCTGGCCAATCTTGCCACTGGGCCTTTCCTGGCACAAGCAACGCTGGGATGATCTTGG TTATGCTGCTGAAATTCCTGTGGTCCTCATGGAGCTGCTAATGTACATAGCGATCATAGCCATCACCAGATTGGCAAGGCCACAGATGACAAAACTGTGCTATAATCGGCGACCTGAGAAACAAGGTGCCCTGGTGCAGTGGCTAATCAAGCTGGCCGGTATTGTGGCCATGGTGGCCGCATATACAATCCCGTTCTTTGTAATCCCATGCACAGTTCATCCCATCATGGGTTGGTCCATGTACCTGTTTGGTGTCCTCGCCTTCTCATCGGTCGTGATCAATGCATTCCTGCTCCCACCGCTTGCCGTGCTCACTGCATGGCTTGGGATTGTTGGGATGCTCTTTGTCATGGCATTCCCATGGTACCATGACGGCATCGCGAGGATTCTGGTGGTCGTCGCCTATGCGTTTTGCTCTGCACCATTCCTGTGGGCATCTGTCGTAAGGGTGATGGACTCATTGCAAACAATGCTTGAGAGGGATCCACACTTCCCCCGGCTCGGTGACCCGGCACCTGAGACTGAATTTAGCAAACTGTACTGA
- the LOC119338931 gene encoding putative pre-16S rRNA nuclease yields MATAKPVAPVPLPPAGAYPRILPLRLPRRRAGTTRASHLPTTCSGDAGCELHTRLQPNARRPLWHGGGFSLGVDLGAARTGLAVGRGITQPRPLTVLKLRGQKLELMLLDVAQQQEAGELIIGLPVSADGRETPQSNKVRSVVGRLAVQAADRGLRVYLQDEHGTSIDALHYMISSGVKRSARDVKSDAYAAVMILDRYFSSSGQGAQIVLPRQQELQDKLIAKSRQDAEI; encoded by the exons ATGGCAACCGCGAAGCCAGTGGCGCCGGTGCCGCTCCCACCGGCCGGCGCCTACCCGCGAATCCTTCCACTGCGCCTACCGCGCCGAAGGGCAGGAACTACCAGGGCCTCGCATCTTCCCACCACCTGCAGCGGGGACGCCGGATGCGAGCTTCATACCCGGCTCCAGCCGAACGCGCGCCGGCCGCTCTGGCACGGCGGCGGGTTCAGCCTTGGCGTGGACCTGGGCGCCGCACGCACAGGGCTCGCCGTCGGCCGTGGCATCACCCAGCCCCGCCCCCTCACC GTTCTGAAGCTACGGGGGCAGAAGCTGGAGCTGATGCTACTCGATGTAGCTCAACAGCAG GAGGCGGGCGAGCTGATTATCGGGCTGCCGGTCTCGGCCGACGGGAGAGAGACGCCGCAGTCCAACAAGGTGCGGAGCGTCGTCGGAAGGCTTGCCGTCCAAGCGGCCGACAG GGGCCTGAGGGTTTATCTGCAGGATGAACATGGAACATCAATAGACGCCCTTCATTATATGATCTCAAG CGGTGTTAAGAGGTCTGCCCGTGACGTCAAATCTGATGCGTATGCTGCTGTG ATGATTCTGGATAGATACTTCTCGTCGTCAGGTCAAGGGGCTCAGATTGTTCTTCCTAGGCAACAGGAACTGCAGGACAAATTAATAGCAAAATCAAGGCAAGATGCTGAAATTTAG